A genomic window from Silene latifolia isolate original U9 population chromosome 11, ASM4854445v1, whole genome shotgun sequence includes:
- the LOC141613640 gene encoding uncharacterized protein LOC141613640: MTHRYAGDLNDGEVELELPNDILIQNTGDPIASIVDAIYPSLENQLSNPEYLQERAILAPTHEIVDLVSKDESNIGFRDLYTTEFLNSIKCSRLPNHELKLKVGAIVMLLRNIDQSRGLCNGTRLIVTDLGSRVIRATVLSGSHKGDKVHIARITLTPSDSSKFSVQFDRTQFPVAVCFAMTINKSQGQSLAHVGLYLPRSVFTHGQLYVTISRVTSKKGLKVLICDNDKRVSNRPNNVVYKEVFEKL, encoded by the exons ATGACGCACAGATATGCTGGAGATCTGAATGATGGGGAAGTTGAATTAGAGTTACCGAATGACATTTTGATTCAGAACACTGGAGATCCTATCGCTTCGATTGTAGATGCCATTTACCCATCCCTCGAGAATCAACTATCGAATCCCGAGTATCTTCAGGAGAGGGCCATCCTTGCACCTACACATGAGATCGTTGATTTG GTTAGTAAAGATGAGAGTAATATTGGGTTCCGTGATTTGTACACCACAGAATTTCTTAACTCTATTAAGTGCTCGAGGCTTCCAAATCACGAATTAAAGCTAAAGGTTGGTGCTATAGTTATGCTTCTTCGAAACATTGACCAATCTCGCGGATTGTGCAATGGCACTCGACTGATAGTGACAGATTTGGGATCACGTGTGATTAGAGCAACAGTTTTATCGGGTAGTCATAAGGGCGATAAAGTTCATATTGCCCGTATTACACTTACTCCATCTGATTCCAGTAAGTTTTCGGTACAGTTTGACAGAACACAATTCCCTGTTGCGGTGTGTTTTGCAATGACGATAAATAAGAGCCAAGGACAGTCACTAGCACATGTTGGGCTTTATCTTCCAAGGTCGGTGTTTACGCACGGTCAGCTCTATGTCACTATTTCAAGAGTGACAAGCAAAAAGGGATTGAAGGTTCTGATTTGCGATAATGATAAACGCGTGTCCAATAGACCAAACAACGTAGTGTATAAAGAAGTTTTTGAGAAGCTATAG
- the LOC141613642 gene encoding uncharacterized protein LOC141613642 encodes MARDRLSDDIERDVSIRLISRRENDGRTYNRPTASEVAVLIEGDIGNAVEKRDIIIEKESGELQRISELHPLYLALQYPMFFPHGEDGWRPGILHSEASLNNSKKKKPRNKVTMREWLAFHLQDRSSFLQSPILLLASKLLQQFIVDGYMMVESQRLSFLRHNQGLLRVETYKNLANAVNRGETEPSSAGSRIFMSSSVFQSDGYTIEIMRFVSKRGLRPEDRPDILSRVFKMKLAELMKDLKDCHIFGRVIGGTYTIEFQKRGLPHAHILIFLLRDDKFLEAANVDKIISAEIPDPDENPLLYALVKENMIHGPCGKDFPTCPCMIASKCSRNFPKRCIESTMVDDDGTPHVERLRFHLPDEQSVVFNDEDPIDSVIDNPTIGMTKFLAWMDCNKSSEEAQQLLYSQFPTKFVWKQEERAWHPRKSGFALGRMNNVSPNCGELYYMRTLLNFVKGPKSYEDLRWFDDVLHPTFRGACYARGLLGDDKEYIDAIEETSRWGSGSYLRNLFVTLLLSATIAMPSKVWEKTWKHLLDDILYKQRNALQNQALRLTEDELKNYALLDIEACLQRNGSSLRRFEDMPFPESSTPHPVNTLVSDELSYDRVYLGEEHVHLLFP; translated from the exons ATGGCGAGAGATAGATTATCAGATGATATAGAAAGAGATGTCTCTATTCGGCTTATTTCAAGACGAGAAAATGATGGTAGAACATATAACCGTCCTACAGCTTCTGAGGTTGCCGTTCTTATTGAAGGAGACATTGGAAACGCCGTGGAAAAGAGGGATATTATTATTGAGAAGGAAAGTGGTGAACTTCAGCGTATATCCGAGTTGCACCCTTTATATTTAGCACTCCAATATCCTATGTTTTTTCCGCATGGCGAAGACGGTTGGAGGCCGGGCATCCTACATAGCGAAGCTTCTCTCAACAATAGTAAGAAAAAAAAACCACGAAATAAAGTAACAATGAGAGAGTGGCTTGCATTTCATCTCCAGGATAGATCTTCGTTCCTTCAATCTCCTATTCTTTTGTTAGCTTCTAAATTACTTCAACAATTTATTGTCGATGGTTATATGATGGTTGAGTCGCAGAGGTTGTCATTTCTTCGTCATAATCAGGGGTTGCTTCGTGTGGAAACGTATAAAAATCTTGCGAATGCGGTCAACCGTGGAGAAACCGAACCATCCTCTGCCGGGAGCCGTATTTTCATGTCTTCATCGGTTTTTCAATCAGATGGGTACACTATAG AAATAATGAGATTTGTCTCTAAAAGAGGTTTGAGGCCGGAGGATCGACCTGATATTCTTAGTCGTGTTTTCAAGATGAAACTGGCGGAATTAATGAAAGACTTGAAAGACTGTCACATATTCGGACGTGTCATTGGAG GCACGTACACTATTGAATTTCAAAAACGTGGATTGCCACATGCTCATATTCTAATATTTCTTCTACGTGATGACAAATTCCTGGAGGCCGCAAATGTAGATAAAATTATTAGTGCCGAGATACCCGATCCTGATGAAAACCCTTTGTTATATGCTCTTGTGAAGGAGAATATGATACACGGTCCATGTGGCAAAGACTTCCCTACTTGCCCGTGTATGATTGCATCTAAGTGCTCCAGAAACTTTCCGAAGAGGTGCATCGAAAGCACAATGGTTGACGACGACGG GACTCCTCATGTTGAAAGATTGCGCTTTCACCTTCCTGATGAGCAAAGCGTTGTTTTTAATGACGAAGACCCTATTGATTCAGTCATCGATAATCCCACAATCGGTATGACAAAGTTCTTGGCTTGGATGGATTGTAATAAATCTAGCGAGGAGGCACAACAACTATTATATAGCCAGTTCCCGACGAAATTCGTGTGGAAACAAGAAGAACGTGCTTGGCATCCTAGAAAAAGTGGTTTTGCTCTTGGAAGAATGAATAATGTTTCCCCTAATTGTGGTGAACTATATTATATGAGAACTCTATTAAATTTCGTCAAGGGTCCTAAATCTTATGAGGATTTAAGGTGGTTTGATGATGTTTTGCATCCTACATTCAGAGGTGCATGTTATGCGCGTGGGCTGCTTGGAGATGATAAGGAGTACATTGACGCTATAGAGGAAACAAGCCGTTGGGGTTCCGGGTCTTATTTAAGAAACCTCTTTGTCACTTTATTGTTGTCTGCTACTATAGCGATGCCAAGTAAAGTGTGGGAGAAAACTTGGAAGCATCTTTTAGATGACATCCTATATAAACAACGTAATGCGCTTCAAAACCAAG CGTTGCGATTAACGGAGGATGAACTTAAGAATTATGCATTGCTAGATATTGAAGCATGTCTTCAACGCAACGGCAGTAGCTTACGTAGGTTTGAAGACATGCCTTTTCCCGAATCATCCACACCTCATCCCGTGAACACGTTAGTATCCGACGAGCTATCTTATGACAGAGTTTATTTAGGGGAAGAACATGTGCACCTTTTATTTCCATGA
- the LOC141614970 gene encoding enolase-like: protein MYVAASEFYKQDKSYDLNFKEENNDGSQWISGEPLKDHYKSFVAEYPIVSIEDPFDQDDWEHYAKMTAEIGDKVQIVGDDLLMTVEIGLS from the exons ATGTATGTTGCTGCATCTGAGTTCTACAAGCAGGACAAGTCATATGACTTAAACTTCAAGGAAGAG AATAACGATGGGTCACAATGGATTTCTGGTGAGCCCCTCAAGGATCACTACAAGTCATTTGTGGCTGAGTACCCCATTGTGTCAATTGAAGATCCTTTTGACCAAGATGACTGGGAGCACTATGCGAAGATGACCGCAGAAATCGGAGACAAAGTACAAATTGTTGGAGATGATCTCTTGATGACGGTAGAAATCGGACTTAGTTAG